One genomic region from Amaranthus tricolor cultivar Red isolate AtriRed21 chromosome 12, ASM2621246v1, whole genome shotgun sequence encodes:
- the LOC130828954 gene encoding universal stress protein A-like protein, translating to MDEGKEEKGRNIVVAVDEGEQSMHALSWCLINIKLKHPQDHILVLHVKRPTLVYPGFDNSAYLSSHDALSSLDRRDSEMGSWVLQRAQKLCTKFDVKAEAKVEEGDPGDVICEMVKVLKADLLVMGSHGYGQLTRSIMRSVSSHCVQNASCPVLVVKLPK from the exons ATGGATGAAGgtaaagaagaaaaaggaaggaACATAGTTGTGGCAGTGGATGAGGGGGAACAGAGCATGCATGCCTTGTCATGGTGTCTTATTAATATCAAACTCAAACATCCTCAAGATCATATTCTTGTTCTTCATGTTAAGCGACCTACTCTTGTCTACCCTGGCTTTGATAACTCcg CTTATTTATCATCCCATGATGCTTTATCATCACTGGATAGGCGGGATAGCGAGATGGGAAGTTGGGTGCTACAAAGGGCTCAAAAACTTTGTACCAAATTTGAT GTGAAAGCAGAAGCAAAGGTTGAAGAAGGAGATCCAGGAGATGTAATATGTGAGATGGTGAAGGTTTTGAAGGCTGACTTGCTTGTCATGGGTAGCCATGGCTATGGTCAACTCACCAG GTCAATCATGAGAAGTGTGAGCAGTCACTGTGTTCAGAATGCGAGTTGTCCTGTTCTAGTCGTTAAGTTGCCAAAATAA